Proteins co-encoded in one Actinobacillus succinogenes 130Z genomic window:
- a CDS encoding prepilin peptidase has protein sequence MIIIHFLLGGLCGMGIRYYCRHFALWIAHDVHASYCEIFSREMAFDARRAIIKPLKCGHFLWYFFLGGTLFSLYWLCLREITVSLYFAWLSALLYLIAKIDWHYRLIPPDLCQLVGIFGIIGSVFQFQPQSLEHAVQSLFIGFSVFWAVFYIARFIYRREAFGRGDYWLIGALSAFLPWQLLPLFIFTACISALIFTWVRHAIGKGINMIPFAPFLICAGISTFIWNVLG, from the coding sequence ATGATTATCATACATTTTCTGCTCGGCGGATTATGCGGTATGGGAATTCGTTATTACTGCCGGCATTTTGCTCTTTGGATTGCACATGATGTTCATGCCTCCTACTGCGAAATATTTTCCCGGGAAATGGCTTTCGATGCCCGTCGGGCAATAATCAAACCGTTAAAGTGCGGTCATTTTTTGTGGTATTTTTTCTTGGGCGGAACCCTATTTTCCCTGTATTGGCTTTGCCTGCGCGAAATTACTGTCAGCCTTTATTTCGCCTGGTTGAGCGCATTACTGTATCTTATCGCTAAAATCGATTGGCACTATCGCCTGATTCCGCCCGATTTATGTCAATTAGTCGGTATATTCGGTATAATCGGCAGCGTTTTTCAGTTTCAACCGCAGTCACTTGAGCATGCGGTTCAAAGCCTGTTTATCGGATTTAGCGTATTCTGGGCGGTTTTCTACATCGCCCGTTTTATCTACCGACGGGAAGCCTTCGGTCGGGGCGACTACTGGTTAATCGGTGCGCTTTCCGCGTTCCTGCCCTGGCAACTATTGCCGCTGTTCATTTTCACCGCTTGCATCTCCGCATTGATTTTCACATGGGTTAGGCACGCTATCGGCAAAGGCATTAATATGATCCCGTTCGCACCGTTTCTGATTTGCGCAGGAATATCGACATTTATATGGAATGTGCTAGGATAA
- a CDS encoding type II secretion system F family protein, which translates to MKLSMYRWKATDRFDQQQRGELVAEDEIKAKQILFSRQLRNIRLQRNWQLSPAPKNVEICDLLQQLATLLQASVPLKNSLHILLSNCANIPLYQWLQQLLRDIESGLAFSQTLNRQQKFLTHQECQLIRVGEMTGQLAKVCQQIALSKQQGLALQRKIQKILLYPMMILIISLILTALLLIFIVPQFAEMYGGESTQLPLFTQILMNLSQTLQQYFVLFCLGLAAIIFFIKHRLRHSLRLHRQKNKLVAVIPVLGQIVSLSRLVRFCRSLHLMLHAGVPLHQALLSFLPTDKSDTVIRYDVALIQEVQFMLQGIQKGFAFSACVGSALFPMQAQQMLQVGERAGKLPLMLQHIADNYQQQLDHKIDLLSQMLEPFLMLIIGSIIGLIMLGMYLPIFNMGSLIQ; encoded by the coding sequence ATGAAACTTAGCATGTACCGTTGGAAGGCAACGGATCGTTTCGATCAACAGCAACGGGGCGAATTAGTTGCGGAAGATGAAATCAAGGCCAAGCAGATTCTCTTTTCACGCCAGCTGCGAAACATCAGATTACAGCGAAACTGGCAACTTTCTCCCGCCCCGAAAAACGTCGAAATCTGCGACTTGCTGCAACAACTGGCTACCTTGTTGCAGGCTTCGGTTCCTCTGAAAAACAGCCTGCACATTCTGCTATCCAACTGCGCCAATATTCCGCTATATCAATGGTTACAACAGTTATTACGGGATATAGAAAGCGGACTGGCATTCTCTCAAACATTAAACCGACAACAAAAATTTCTGACTCATCAGGAATGTCAGCTCATCCGAGTAGGGGAAATGACGGGACAACTCGCCAAGGTTTGTCAGCAGATTGCCCTGTCCAAACAACAAGGCTTAGCATTGCAACGGAAGATCCAGAAAATTTTGCTCTACCCCATGATGATTCTGATTATTTCACTCATTTTGACCGCACTTTTACTGATTTTTATTGTGCCGCAATTTGCCGAAATGTACGGCGGAGAATCCACGCAACTTCCGCTATTCACGCAAATTTTAATGAATCTTTCTCAAACCTTGCAGCAATATTTTGTGCTGTTCTGTCTGGGATTAGCAGCAATAATTTTCTTCATAAAACACCGGCTTCGACATTCGCTTCGGTTACACCGACAAAAAAACAAATTGGTCGCTGTCATCCCCGTATTAGGGCAGATCGTCTCGCTTTCCCGCTTGGTTCGCTTTTGTCGCAGTTTGCACTTAATGCTACACGCCGGTGTGCCGCTTCATCAGGCGCTGCTGTCATTTCTGCCGACAGACAAGTCCGACACCGTTATTCGATATGACGTCGCTTTAATTCAAGAAGTACAGTTTATGCTGCAAGGCATTCAGAAAGGTTTCGCATTTTCCGCTTGTGTGGGCTCGGCGCTGTTTCCTATGCAGGCACAGCAAATGCTTCAGGTCGGCGAACGCGCGGGAAAACTGCCTCTGATGCTGCAACACATTGCGGATAACTACCAACAGCAATTGGATCACAAAATCGATCTGTTATCACAAATGCTGGAACCTTTTTTAATGCTGATTATCGGTAGTATTATCGGTTTGATTATGTTGGGTATGTATTTACCGATTTTCAATATGGGATCGCTGATTCAATGA
- a CDS encoding GspE/PulE family protein, translating into MSGDHKTVTTSTGETIEISPHLWTKNQDQQALLVRFLALPLQENDSILWLGLDSLTNLSACETFAFLTGKIIEPVLLTNQELKRCLQALSPQTFQVEENPIFYTEETTDVEQKSDDTVIQLLNQIFENALHRQASDIHLEPRPDCLQVRFRIDGVLQNQTPISSAFANRVISRLKLLAKLDISEMRLPQDGRFHFKTTFSDVLDLRLSTLPTNLGEKAVLRVQQNKPVTLAFSDLGMNENQQRIFRYALSQPQGLILVTGPTGSGKSITLYTALSSLNSAEKHIMTAEDPIEIELDGIIQTQINPAVGLDFSRLLRTFLRQDPDIIMLGEIRDEESAAMALRAAQTGHLVLSTLHTNDASSAISRLRQLGIQQHEIDSTLLLVIAQRLIRKCCPKCITRPDDNYLDTEKCGQKSADSCDCHQGYKGRVGIYQLLQPDFSNAQQQYRLDFPDLYQAGLEKINTGITDFTEIQRVLGVKNET; encoded by the coding sequence ATGTCGGGCGACCACAAAACCGTCACCACAAGTACGGGAGAAACGATAGAAATTTCACCGCATTTGTGGACAAAGAATCAGGATCAACAAGCGTTACTCGTACGTTTTCTCGCCTTACCTCTGCAGGAAAACGACAGCATACTCTGGCTGGGATTAGACAGTTTAACCAATTTATCCGCTTGCGAAACCTTTGCATTTTTAACGGGTAAAATCATTGAGCCGGTGCTACTGACCAATCAGGAATTAAAACGTTGCTTGCAGGCATTATCGCCGCAAACCTTTCAAGTGGAAGAAAATCCGATTTTCTATACCGAGGAAACTACCGACGTTGAACAAAAATCCGACGATACCGTTATTCAATTATTGAATCAGATCTTTGAAAACGCCCTTCACCGGCAGGCTTCGGATATTCATTTGGAACCGCGTCCGGATTGTTTGCAAGTCCGCTTCCGCATTGACGGCGTTTTACAAAACCAAACACCGATTTCATCGGCATTTGCCAATCGCGTAATTTCCCGGTTGAAACTGCTGGCGAAATTAGACATCAGTGAAATGCGCCTGCCGCAGGACGGACGATTCCATTTTAAAACCACCTTTTCCGATGTACTTGATTTGCGCCTCTCCACACTTCCCACTAATCTGGGGGAAAAGGCGGTACTGCGGGTACAACAAAATAAACCGGTCACGCTGGCATTTTCCGATTTGGGGATGAATGAAAATCAACAGCGCATTTTCCGCTATGCCCTCAGTCAACCGCAAGGGCTTATTCTGGTCACCGGCCCTACCGGCAGCGGAAAAAGTATCACGCTTTATACCGCACTTTCCTCGCTGAATTCTGCCGAAAAACATATTATGACGGCGGAAGATCCCATTGAAATAGAACTGGACGGGATTATCCAAACCCAAATCAACCCGGCTGTCGGTTTGGATTTTAGTCGTCTGTTGCGAACGTTTCTGCGTCAGGATCCCGATATCATTATGCTGGGCGAAATTCGTGACGAAGAAAGCGCCGCTATGGCGTTACGTGCCGCGCAAACCGGTCATTTAGTACTTTCCACTCTGCATACTAACGATGCCTCATCAGCAATTTCGCGTTTACGTCAGCTCGGTATTCAGCAACACGAAATCGACAGCACTCTGCTACTGGTTATCGCACAACGATTAATCAGAAAATGTTGTCCGAAATGCATCACAAGACCGGACGACAATTATTTGGATACAGAAAAGTGCGGGCAAAAATCCGCTGATTCTTGTGATTGTCATCAAGGTTATAAAGGTCGTGTGGGAATTTATCAGCTATTACAGCCCGACTTTAGCAACGCTCAACAACAATATCGTTTGGATTTTCCCGACCTTTATCAGGCGGGGTTGGAAAAAATCAATACGGGAATCACCGATTTTACCGAAATTCAACGGGTACTGGGAGTAAAAAATGAAACTTAG
- the ppdD gene encoding prepilin peptidase-dependent pilin: protein MKTDRTFYRASFSVSGYKGFTLIELMIVIAIVAILATVAVPSYQNYTKKAAVSELLQASAPYRSEVELCVYNTGSVTNCTAGSNGIQNDNAGFGKYVDSVKVSGGVITVTGKGSLNDTSYTLTAGGDASKGVTWTTACKPDASIFPSGFCN from the coding sequence ATGAAAACCGACCGCACTTTTTATCGCGCCTCATTCTCCGTATCCGGGTATAAGGGCTTCACCTTAATCGAATTAATGATTGTTATTGCCATTGTCGCGATTTTGGCCACCGTCGCCGTTCCGTCCTATCAAAACTACACCAAAAAAGCCGCCGTTTCGGAGCTGCTGCAGGCATCGGCACCCTATCGTTCAGAAGTGGAACTCTGTGTCTATAATACCGGTTCCGTCACAAACTGTACGGCGGGTTCAAACGGCATTCAGAACGATAATGCCGGTTTCGGTAAATATGTAGACAGCGTAAAAGTCTCGGGCGGTGTCATTACCGTAACGGGTAAAGGCAGCCTGAACGACACAAGTTACACGTTAACTGCCGGCGGCGACGCGTCTAAAGGCGTAACCTGGACGACCGCCTGCAAACCGGACGCCAGTATTTTCCCGTCCGGATTCTGTAATTAA
- the ampD gene encoding 1,6-anhydro-N-acetylmuramyl-L-alanine amidase AmpD codes for MTQKTVFKITDGWLENTRRILSPHFDVRPDPQDISLLVIHYISLPPDRFGGGFIDDFFQGKLDPTKHPYFEEIYQIRVSAHCLIERNGRVTQYVNFKDRAWHAGLSCFDGRERCNDFAIGIELEGSNEQPFTAAQYMSLTALTREIQNCYPLISRNRIVGHCDISPGRKIDPGQYFDWARYFGGL; via the coding sequence ATGACACAAAAAACTGTTTTTAAAATTACCGACGGCTGGTTGGAAAATACCCGAAGAATTCTATCGCCTCATTTTGACGTGCGGCCTGATCCGCAAGATATTTCCTTGCTGGTCATCCATTACATCAGCCTTCCGCCCGACCGGTTCGGCGGCGGTTTTATTGATGATTTTTTTCAGGGAAAACTGGACCCGACCAAGCATCCTTATTTTGAGGAAATATATCAGATTCGTGTTTCCGCTCATTGTCTGATTGAACGAAACGGACGCGTGACGCAATATGTAAATTTTAAGGATCGAGCCTGGCATGCGGGATTGTCCTGTTTTGACGGACGCGAGAGATGTAACGATTTCGCTATCGGTATTGAACTGGAAGGCAGTAACGAACAACCGTTCACAGCAGCGCAATATATGTCGTTAACCGCATTAACCCGAGAAATTCAAAACTGTTATCCGTTAATTAGCCGCAACAGAATTGTGGGGCATTGCGATATTTCGCCCGGACGTAAAATCGATCCGGGACAGTATTTTGATTGGGCGCGGTATTTTGGCGGATTATAA
- a CDS encoding surface-adhesin E family protein — protein sequence MKKFIPVVLATLLSACTSVEQTKRPLVSLSPPEETAPGFLRMSPASYYYVDISSIVAEPEQKHIVHFDTVINLRKGNYIFTDPAVFARSIRQSKVLNCRNYQLKQLKSDYYSDFWGAGQHTPVKKQREYIVKLRPSSSLYTLSEVICVNVMR from the coding sequence ATGAAAAAATTCATCCCTGTCGTTCTTGCAACCTTATTATCGGCATGCACCTCGGTGGAGCAAACCAAACGTCCGCTGGTATCGCTCTCGCCGCCGGAAGAAACAGCGCCTGGATTCTTAAGAATGTCTCCTGCTTCATATTATTATGTGGATATCAGTTCGATCGTAGCGGAACCCGAACAAAAACATATCGTTCATTTTGATACGGTTATAAATTTGCGAAAGGGTAATTATATTTTCACCGATCCGGCAGTTTTCGCCCGTTCCATCCGCCAATCGAAAGTGCTTAATTGCCGGAATTACCAACTGAAACAGTTAAAAAGCGATTATTACAGCGATTTCTGGGGCGCCGGACAGCACACGCCCGTCAAAAAACAGCGGGAATATATTGTAAAACTGCGTCCCAGTTCATCGCTCTATACCCTAAGCGAAGTGATTTGTGTTAACGTTATGCGCTGA
- a CDS encoding HAD family hydrolase yields MAIKNVIFDMDGVLVDSEPLWAESQIEILAQYGAVITEPDCEKYTRGLRVDELAAVWVKKFHLNVEPTLLRDKIVELVCRKITEKSVPMDGIYQLLDFLKSKQIPTALATSSNRKVIKTVFDKLKLWDYFPIQCTAADEELAKPHPAVYLSAVKALGATAGDCLIIEDSVTGLIAAKAANVRTFIVNPKFADERFAIADERMASLRDVLNILQQEL; encoded by the coding sequence ATGGCAATTAAGAATGTAATTTTTGATATGGACGGCGTGTTGGTAGACAGCGAACCGCTCTGGGCAGAATCGCAAATAGAAATATTGGCGCAATACGGTGCCGTTATAACCGAACCGGATTGTGAAAAATATACCCGCGGCTTGCGGGTGGACGAACTTGCCGCAGTCTGGGTAAAAAAATTCCATTTAAACGTCGAACCGACGCTGTTGCGCGACAAAATCGTAGAACTGGTCTGCCGAAAAATTACGGAAAAATCCGTACCGATGGACGGTATTTACCAACTGCTTGATTTTTTAAAATCCAAACAAATTCCTACCGCACTTGCGACTTCGTCCAATCGAAAAGTAATCAAAACCGTTTTTGACAAACTGAAATTATGGGATTATTTCCCGATTCAATGTACTGCCGCCGACGAAGAACTGGCAAAGCCTCATCCGGCGGTTTATCTTTCCGCCGTCAAAGCGCTGGGTGCGACAGCTGGCGATTGCCTGATCATCGAAGACAGCGTCACCGGTTTAATTGCGGCTAAAGCGGCCAATGTTCGCACCTTTATTGTGAACCCCAAATTTGCCGATGAACGTTTCGCCATTGCCGACGAACGGATGGCGAGTCTACGCGACGTCCTGAACATTTTGCAGCAAGAATTATAA
- the artM gene encoding arginine ABC transporter permease ArtM, whose amino-acid sequence MAYDYFKIIAQGIPTSLILTVVALVVAFFMALLCTFLLSMNNKIAQSAVKMFITLFTGTPLLVQFFLIYAGPGQFQWIVNSPLWSLLSNAWFCAMLALALNSAAYSTQLFHGAVKAIPKGQWESCAALGLSRLQTLKILIPYALKRALPSYSNEIILVFKGTSLASTITILDIMGYARQLYGTEYDALTIYGIAGVIYLVITGIATLLLRKLEKRVLAFERLEVENAA is encoded by the coding sequence ATGGCTTACGATTACTTTAAAATTATTGCCCAAGGCATTCCTACCAGCTTAATTTTAACCGTAGTGGCGTTGGTGGTGGCTTTCTTTATGGCGTTGTTGTGTACGTTCCTGCTTTCCATGAACAACAAAATCGCCCAAAGTGCGGTCAAAATGTTTATCACTTTATTTACCGGCACACCGTTGTTGGTACAGTTTTTCTTAATTTATGCCGGGCCGGGGCAATTCCAATGGATAGTCAACAGTCCGCTGTGGTCACTGTTATCCAACGCCTGGTTCTGTGCTATGTTAGCGTTGGCTCTCAACAGCGCCGCCTATTCCACCCAACTGTTTCACGGTGCGGTGAAAGCTATTCCTAAAGGACAATGGGAAAGTTGTGCCGCTTTAGGATTAAGCCGCCTGCAAACTTTAAAAATTCTGATTCCTTATGCTTTAAAACGTGCGTTGCCGTCATACAGCAACGAAATTATTTTAGTATTCAAAGGCACCTCGCTGGCGTCCACCATCACGATTCTGGACATCATGGGGTATGCCCGCCAGCTTTACGGTACAGAATACGACGCTTTAACCATTTACGGCATTGCCGGCGTAATTTATCTGGTTATCACCGGTATCGCTACATTGTTGCTGCGTAAATTGGAAAAACGCGTGCTCGCCTTTGAACGTTTGGAAGTGGAAAACGCCGCTTAA
- the artQ gene encoding arginine ABC transporter permease ArtQ translates to MFFDFLPLMYSAALITLALAVSSLIVGLILSMFFVMLETSKFACIRKPVSVAITLLRGLPEIIVVLLIYFGSTEVVEKLTGEYVEFSAFSCGVAALSLIFAAYASQSLRGAIQAISLGQWESGAALGLSRGYTFMHIILPQMWRHALPGLSNQWLVLLKDTALVSLIGVNDIMRQTDLINTNTHQPFTWYGFAALIYLVITLISQVFIRRLEQRFTRFERGGK, encoded by the coding sequence ATGTTCTTTGATTTTCTTCCTTTAATGTATTCCGCCGCGCTCATAACGTTAGCGCTGGCGGTTTCGTCATTAATTGTCGGGCTGATCCTATCAATGTTTTTCGTAATGTTGGAAACCAGTAAGTTTGCGTGCATCCGCAAACCGGTTTCCGTCGCTATTACCTTATTACGCGGTTTACCCGAAATTATTGTGGTATTGCTTATCTATTTCGGGTCTACCGAAGTGGTGGAAAAACTCACAGGCGAGTATGTAGAATTCAGTGCTTTCAGTTGCGGTGTCGCCGCGTTATCGCTTATTTTCGCCGCTTACGCCTCGCAATCCTTACGCGGCGCTATCCAAGCTATTTCGCTCGGGCAGTGGGAAAGCGGTGCGGCCCTGGGATTAAGTCGCGGTTATACCTTCATGCATATTATTTTGCCGCAAATGTGGCGCCATGCTTTACCGGGATTAAGTAACCAATGGCTGGTTTTATTAAAAGACACGGCATTGGTATCGCTGATTGGCGTAAACGATATTATGCGGCAAACGGATCTGATTAATACCAATACCCATCAGCCTTTTACCTGGTATGGTTTCGCCGCCTTGATTTATTTGGTAATCACCTTGATTAGTCAAGTGTTTATCCGTCGTTTGGAACAACGTTTTACCCGCTTTGAACGAGGGGGCAAATAA
- a CDS encoding arginine ABC transporter substrate-binding protein: MKKLIIAVLLAGVAFATQAREIRFAMEPSYPPFELTNEKNEIIGFDVDLANAICKEIQANCTFSSHAFDGLVQAVKQKRIDAAMSAMDITEARSKQVLFSDPYYDSSASFIAVKGKVDLNSAKNIGVQNGTTFQQYVVAEAKQYTPKSYASLQDAILDLKNGRIDIIFGDTAVLADMLSKEKDLTFVGEKVTNKKYFGNGLGIAVNKSAQDLAAELNKGLAAVKASGEYQKIYDKWMTAK, from the coding sequence ATGAAAAAATTAATCATTGCCGTATTATTGGCAGGCGTAGCATTCGCTACTCAGGCACGGGAAATTCGTTTTGCCATGGAACCAAGTTATCCGCCCTTTGAATTAACCAATGAAAAAAATGAAATCATTGGTTTCGATGTGGATCTTGCCAACGCTATCTGTAAAGAAATTCAAGCGAATTGTACTTTCTCCAGTCATGCTTTTGACGGTTTGGTACAAGCGGTTAAACAAAAACGTATCGATGCTGCGATGTCGGCTATGGACATTACCGAAGCCCGTTCAAAACAAGTATTATTCAGTGATCCTTATTACGACAGCTCCGCCAGTTTCATCGCGGTGAAAGGCAAGGTGGATTTAAACAGCGCTAAAAATATCGGCGTACAAAACGGCACGACTTTCCAACAATATGTGGTAGCCGAAGCCAAACAATACACGCCGAAATCTTATGCCTCCCTGCAAGATGCGATTTTAGACTTAAAAAACGGGCGTATCGACATTATCTTCGGTGACACCGCGGTACTGGCCGACATGCTTTCCAAAGAAAAAGATTTGACCTTCGTAGGCGAAAAAGTCACCAATAAAAAATATTTCGGTAACGGTTTGGGCATCGCCGTGAACAAGTCCGCACAAGACCTCGCCGCAGAACTGAACAAAGGTTTGGCCGCCGTAAAAGCAAGCGGTGAATATCAAAAAATCTACGACAAATGGATGACGGCTAAATAA
- the artP gene encoding arginine ABC transporter ATP-binding protein ArtP, translating to MALSVKNLNFFYGSNQALFDINLTANAGDTLVLLGPSGAGKSTLIRTLNLLEVPKSGLLNIANSRFDLSGNTDPKKIRELRQNVGMVFQQYNLWPHFTVMENLIEAPMKILELDENSAKNQALELLTRLRLEEHAERFPLQLSGGQQQRVAIARALMMKPQVLLFDEPTAALDPEITAQIVSIIRELQQTGIIQVIVTHEVSVARKVATKVIYMEQGHIIESGDADCFEYPKTEQFKQYLSHSE from the coding sequence ATGGCTCTTAGCGTTAAAAACTTAAACTTTTTTTATGGTTCGAACCAAGCCTTATTCGACATCAATTTAACGGCGAATGCGGGCGATACGTTGGTTCTGCTCGGGCCGAGCGGTGCAGGTAAAAGCACGCTGATTCGAACCTTAAATTTATTGGAAGTGCCGAAATCCGGTTTGTTGAATATTGCCAACAGCCGTTTTGATTTATCGGGAAATACCGATCCGAAAAAAATTCGGGAATTGCGTCAAAACGTGGGAATGGTTTTTCAACAATATAATTTATGGCCGCACTTCACGGTGATGGAAAACCTAATCGAAGCACCGATGAAAATTTTGGAATTGGACGAAAACAGTGCTAAAAATCAAGCATTAGAACTATTAACCCGCTTACGTCTGGAAGAGCACGCGGAACGTTTCCCGTTACAGCTCTCCGGCGGTCAGCAGCAACGGGTCGCCATTGCCCGCGCGTTAATGATGAAACCGCAGGTTTTGTTGTTTGACGAACCTACTGCCGCATTGGATCCGGAAATTACGGCGCAAATTGTGTCCATAATCCGGGAATTGCAGCAAACGGGCATTATTCAGGTCATCGTAACCCATGAAGTCAGTGTGGCCCGCAAAGTGGCGACCAAAGTCATTTATATGGAACAGGGACACATTATCGAAAGCGGCGACGCGGATTGTTTCGAATACCCTAAAACCGAGCAATTTAAACAGTATTTATCTCATTCAGAATAG